The Gossypium raimondii isolate GPD5lz unplaced genomic scaffold, ASM2569854v1 Contig00259, whole genome shotgun sequence genome has a window encoding:
- the LOC105801637 gene encoding cell wall / vacuolar inhibitor of fructosidase 2 has product MANQISNISPKILIITLISIGFNNYFLPTDAEETGKALIESTCKKTQYPEECISALESDPGSFTANLTGLTRIAVKKSASKLVETLHIVETLVLNATDYLTWGFLVNCRDTYNISVPQIQRGLQAFDGLKFDKSYESVEAVNNAVIGCDRQGWTLPILTQVNRALFRLTKDTMMILHLLF; this is encoded by the coding sequence ATGGCAAACCAAATTAGTAATATTTCCCCCAAAATCTTGATCATAACCCTAATTTCCATTGGTTTCAACAACTATTTCCTGCCAACTGATGCCGAAGAAACAGGCAAGGCCCTAATTGAATCAACCTGCAAAAAAACACAGTACCCTGAAGAATGTATCTCAGCTTTGGAATCAGATCCTGGCAGCTTCACCGCCAACTTAACCGGGTTAACACGGATTGCAGTGAAGAAATCTGCTTCTAAACTTGTTGAAACCTTACACATTGTGGAAACGTTGGTGCTGAATGCGACAGATTATCTAACATGGGGGTTCCTTGTCAACTGTCGTGATACTTACAACATCAGCGTTCCTCAAATCCAGAGAGGTCTACAGGCTTTTGATGGGCTCAAGTTTGATAAATCGTATGAAAGTGTTGAGGCTGTTAATAATGCAGTCATTGGGTGTGATCGTCAGGGATGGACATTGCCAATCTTAACCCAAGTTAATAGAGCTTTGTTTAGGCTCACCAAGGATACCATGATGATCTTGCATCTTCTTTTCTAA
- the LOC105761223 gene encoding uncharacterized protein LOC105761223: MGGGGVMRAVGKVAGVGIVNSSLRGGVQGTPLSAEQSVMRVAAASRSASSVVSVSSEGVSSVADTTASVSHKSSWEMVDDWEFAGDFEQEAALEGSIAASGRPEPIARVLFSGAPSLEEAKEATNDLKDALDKVYLSSPQYSEMVQVTGVSSLSNTEETKDCVAYNIEATSVPKPAIQAFKLLNESPAVQSVVASIASDPHVWDAVLNNSAYMDFIKSQQTNDKFEFPGSPRSSVSSVKLEENEDGGESFSAFIQKIKTSVVEMVSKTTDFLHSLFSLPSVDKAKENAGSNNMDKTIGASLMGLAVMVIMVVLVKRV, translated from the exons ATGGGCGGAGGAGGAGTCATGAGGGCGGTGGGGAAGGTCGCCGGGGTCGGAATTGTTAACTCCAGCCTTCGTGGTGGTGTTCAGGGAACTCCGCTGTCTGCTGAGCAATCCGTTATGCGTGTCGCCGCCGCTTCCCGTTCTGCTTCTTCCGTGGTTTCTGTTTCTAGTGAAGGAGTTTCGTCTGTTGCCGACACGACTGCGTCGGTCAGTCACAAGTCATCTTGGGAGATGGTGGATGATTGGGAATTCGCTGGTGATTTTGAACAGGAAGCTGCTCTGGAAGGATCCATCGCCGCCTCAGGTAGACCCGAACCGATTGCTCGGGTTTTGTTTAGTGGCGCTCCAAGCCTGGAGGAGGCTAAAGAAGCCACTAATGATTTGAAAGATGCACTGGACAA GGTTTATCTGTCATCTCCACAATACAGTGAAATGGTTCAGGTGACTGGCGTTTCATCGCTTTCGAACACTGAGGAGACTAAAGATTGTGTTGCTTACAACATTGAAGCCACTTCAGTGCCAAAACCTGCTATTCAGGCATTCAAATTACTCAATGAGAGCCCTGCTGTTCAG TCTGTTGTTGCTTCCATTGCTTCTGATCCGCATGTATGGGATGCTGTCCTGAACAATTCAGCTTATATGGATTTCATTAAATCCCAGCAGACAA ATGATAAGTTTGAATTTCCGGGATCTCCTCGAAGTTCTGTATCTTCAGTGAAGCTAGAGGAAAATGAAGATGGTGGAGAATCATTTTCGGCTTTTATACAGAAAATCAAGACTAGTGTGGTCGAGATGGTGAGTAAAACGACTGATTTCCTCCATAGTCTCTTTAGTTTACCCTCGGTGGACAAGGCTAAAGAAAATGCTGGATCGAACAATATGGATAAGACAATTGGAGCTAGCTTGATGGGATTGGCAGTGATGGTTATTATGGTTGTTCTTGTGAAACGAGTGTAG